From Primulina huaijiensis isolate GDHJ02 chromosome 15, ASM1229523v2, whole genome shotgun sequence, one genomic window encodes:
- the LOC140958987 gene encoding lysine--tRNA ligase, chloroplastic/mitochondrial — MEAALQSLRLKHLLHLACYKPTNRTHLLTSKLRPFFVLHCSSSASSPPSSSAALPGGRSRRQSSSASPTSSSDRDAIRAIRIKKMQELRSNGLDPYAYKWDRTHTAKQLQEIFRDLGNGEESTGEKDYVSIAGRIVSRRAFGKLAFLTLRDDSGTIQLYCEKERLLGDQFEHLKTLVDIGDIVGAKGSIKRTEKGELSVCVTSFSVLTKSLLPLPDKFHGLADIDKRYRQRYVDMIANPEVAVIFKKRAKIISEIRKTVETAGFVEVETPVLQGAAGGAEARPFITYHNSLGQDLYLRIATELHLKRMLVGGFEKVYEIGRIFRNEGISTRHNPEFTTIEMYEAYSDYENMMNMTEDIIISCSLAVNGKLILDYQGVEICLERPWRRETMHNLVKEVTGIDFNDFSDNLTAVKEVALRALDVDGDNKVTSTIEACPTIGHVLNEVFEIAVEPRLLQPTFVLDYPIEISPLAKPHRRRAGLTERFELFICGREMANAFSELTDPLDQRERLEEQVRQHNKKKTLILETSGSKDIKKSLDDDAYDVTLDEDFLTALEYGMPPASGMGLGIDRLVMLLTNSASIRDVIAFPVLKTQQLS; from the exons ATGGAGGCGGCGCTGCAATCGCTGAGACTGAAGCATCTTCTCCACCTTGCTTGTTACAAACCCACCAACAGAACCCACTTACTCACTTCGAAGTTACGTCCTTTCTTTGTCCTCCATTGCTCCTCGTCTGCTTCTTCTCCGCCTTCCTCCTCCGCCGCCCTCCCTGGTGGTCGCAGCCGCAGGCAGTCCTCTTCGGCTTCTCCCACTTCCAGCTCCGACAGAGATGCCATTCGTGCCATTCGTATAAAAAAG ATGCAAGAGCTAAGAAGCAATGGACTGGATCCATATGCTTATAAGTGGGATCGTACTCATACAGCAAAGCAGCTGCAAGAGATTTTCAGGGATCTTGGAAATGGTGAGGAATCAACTGGTGAGAAGGATTATGTATCGATTGCTGGTAGAATTGTGTCTCGAAGGGCTTTTGGAAAGCTTGCCTTTTTAACTTTGAGGGATGACTCAGGAACAATACAG CTCTATTGTGAAAAGGAGAGACTACTGGGTGATCAATTTGAACATTTGAAGACACTCGTTGACATAGGTGATATAGTGGGGGCAAAAGGTTCAATTAAGCGTACAGAAAAGG GTGAGTTATCTGTTTGTGTGACTTCATTCTCAGTTCTGACAAAATCTTTGCTTCCGTTGCCTGATAAATTTCATGGCCTGGCTGACATAGATAAACGCTATCGCCAGAG GTATGTAGACATGATTGCAAACCCTGAGGTAGCagtcatatttaaaaaaagagCCAAG ATCATATCAGAAATACGGAAGACAGTGGAGACTGCTGGTTTTGTTGAAGTTGAAACTCCAGTTCTTCAG GGAGCAGCTGGTGGGGCTGAAGCTAGACCATTTATTACGTACCATAACTCTCTTGGTCAAGATCTATATCTGCGAATTGCAACTGAGCTCCACTTGAAGAGGATGCTG GTTGGTGGATTTGAGAAAGTATATGAGATTGGCAGGATATTTAGAAATGAAGGCATTTCAACGCGTCATAATCCTGAATTTACTACGATTGAG ATGTATGAAGCATATTCAGACTATGAAAACATGATGAATATGACAGAAGATATTATCATAAGCTGTTCTTTGGCAGTTAATGGGAAACTTATCCTTGATTATCAG GGTGTAGAGATATGCTTAGAAAGACCATGGAGGAGGGAAACCATGCACAATCTCGTGAAAGAAGTGACGGGAATTGAtttcaatgatttctctgacaATCTTACTGCTGTAAAAGAAGTTGCTTTGCGAGCATTGGATGTTGATGGTGACAATAAAGTCACCAGTACTATTGAAGCATGTCCAACCATTGGTCATGTGCTCAACGAG GTTTTTGAAATAGCTGTAGAGCCTCGGTTGTTGCAGCCCACTTTTGTGTTGGATTACCCCATTGAAATATCGCCTTTAGCCAAACCGCACAGAAG GCGTGCAGGCTTGACAGAGAGGTTTGAGCTCTTCATATGTGGCCGTGAGATGGCTAATGCCTTCTCTGAACTTACTGATCCTTTGGACCAG AGGGAACGTCTGGAAGAACAGGTTAGACAGCATAATAAGAAGAAAACATTAATTCTAGAAACAAGTGGTAGCAAGGACATAAAGAAAAGTCTTGATGATGATGCATATGATGTGACCCTTGATGAAGATTTTTTAACAGCTCTGGAATATGGGATGCCTCCCGCGTCTGGAATG GGACTCGGCATCGACAGGCTAGTAATGCTTTTGACAAACTCGGCCAGTATACGTGATGTTATTGCTTTCCCTGTCCTCAAAACTCAGCAGTTGAGTTAG
- the LOC140960345 gene encoding uncharacterized protein, whose amino-acid sequence MKESILMRVLFCKIHCPLICFCKPSVAHLYCSEPLKLENSTPNTVPTEIAGSDSFDNKSCGEGKEERVNWNKEANFVGKSCIKKPPAIVPKSTEEIVRKRVQWIDNFGKELTQIKEFESSCVRPLDAGTQLPEKNLLIDTKISFIKVMRKNNSLFIVLTIDFQVYYVALKWCGESRLMEHDFLD is encoded by the exons ATGAAGGAAAGTATTTTGATGAGGGTTTTGTTTTGCAAGATTCACTGTCCACTTATTTGTTTCTGCAAACCCTCTGTTGCTCATCTTTATTGCTCTGAGCCACTGAAATTGGAAAACAGTACACCAAATACTGTTCCAACAGAGATTGCAGGTTCTGATAGTTTTGATAATAAGTCATGTGGTGAAGGAAAAGAAGAGCGTGTAAATTGGAATAAAGAAGCTAACTTTGTGGGCAAGAGCTGTATTAAAAAGCCACCGGCTATTGTGCCAAAATCTACTGAAGAAATTGTCAGGAAAAGAGTACAATGGATTGATAATTTTGGTAAAGAACTGACTCAGATCAAGGAATTTGAATCAAG TTGTGTAAGACCCTTAGATGCTGGCACACAACTTCCAGAGAAAAATTTGCTAATTGATACTAAAATAAGCTTCATAAAAG TCATGAGAAAGAACAACTCTCTGTTCATTGTGCTTACCATAGATTTTCAAGTCTATTATGTGGCGTTAAAATGGTGCGGTGAATCCCGTCTCATGGAACACGATTTCTTGGATTAG